From a region of the Paenibacillus sp. FSL R10-2734 genome:
- a CDS encoding prepilin-type N-terminal cleavage/methylation domain-containing protein produces MRRFANCLKNQQGFTLIEMIAAITLFAMVAGMISMVMMFGFRSYHKITIENSLREEADLIMSSIINELYVFGPTRVENTIDGLNLIKDIDGVISSRTIQFVKEEVSAEGKENIPTKLTINSTINDPRTSIQSDLTGSTIVSTNSNGMDCKLDAPCGSGLVDIKLLLTQHYDGRTYDMEMVSKFGF; encoded by the coding sequence ATGAGAAGATTCGCTAACTGCCTAAAAAATCAGCAGGGCTTCACACTGATTGAGATGATCGCCGCGATTACCCTATTCGCTATGGTTGCAGGAATGATCTCTATGGTGATGATGTTCGGTTTTCGTAGCTATCATAAAATAACGATTGAGAACTCACTTCGTGAGGAAGCAGATTTGATTATGTCATCTATAATTAATGAATTATATGTATTCGGGCCTACTAGAGTGGAGAATACGATAGATGGATTGAATTTGATAAAGGATATTGATGGTGTTATCTCCTCACGGACTATCCAGTTTGTGAAGGAAGAAGTATCTGCCGAAGGAAAGGAGAACATTCCTACCAAACTTACTATTAATAGTACCATAAACGATCCTCGTACCTCGATACAGTCCGACCTTACTGGGTCTACGATCGTTTCTACTAACTCTAATGGTATGGATTGCAAGCTTGATGCTCCTTGTGGAAGTGGGTTGGTCGATATAAAACTACTTTTAACTCAGCATTACGATGGAAGGACATATGATATGGAGATGGTGAGCAAATTTGGTTTTTAG
- a CDS encoding type II secretion system protein, with amino-acid sequence MESGLKQEKGFTLIEVLAAIVILSIVSLVLTSYFTNAMSYSKSNQNKTIMVNLARNALFYVEKQDFEKMSDFFATDPLEHKKIVEAGGETPMIKASECTTKLTCVYSDIFVNSGALPDVLNPVINNIKYEINIRYQSQLHQEMQEGKDSGGGVDIRKSEMAPYLIPVEVEVSGNGGPGGKTYTTVVEGYITDEKIR; translated from the coding sequence ATGGAATCAGGCCTAAAGCAGGAAAAAGGATTTACATTGATCGAAGTGCTAGCCGCTATTGTGATCTTGTCGATAGTTTCCCTGGTACTTACGTCTTACTTTACAAACGCCATGAGTTACTCTAAATCGAACCAGAACAAGACGATTATGGTCAATCTGGCGCGGAACGCGCTTTTTTATGTGGAGAAGCAGGATTTTGAGAAGATGAGCGATTTCTTTGCAACAGATCCACTAGAGCATAAGAAGATTGTAGAAGCAGGTGGGGAAACACCCATGATCAAGGCTTCGGAGTGTACAACGAAATTAACATGCGTATATAGCGATATTTTTGTGAATTCCGGAGCACTACCAGATGTATTAAATCCAGTCATTAACAACATCAAATATGAGATTAATATTCGCTACCAGTCCCAACTTCATCAGGAGATGCAAGAGGGAAAGGATAGTGGTGGAGGGGTCGATATTCGTAAGAGTGAAATGGCACCCTATCTGATACCTGTCGAGGTAGAAGTGAGTGGGAATGGAGGACCAGGAGGAAAAACTTACACTACGGTAGTGGAGGGATATATTACGGATGAGAAGATTCGCTAA